The following are encoded in a window of Natronomonas gomsonensis genomic DNA:
- a CDS encoding heavy metal translocating P-type ATPase, whose amino-acid sequence MDDHKDTNENPPGGEHQQDDSSHQHEHGEQDESDAESDEQRVEQELLEEEAHPAAESETVLDEQHEHAGHEGEGHDHGSHEGHGEGHGGMHEGHEQMFRRRFFVSTLLSIPVLLYSEMLQEWLGFSVPAFPGSEWINPVFAVIVFAYGGMPFLQMAVPELKDRSPGMMTLISMAITVAFVYSLASVVFPTQSAFFWELVTLIDIMLLGHWVEMRSVRRASSAVDELAKLMPDTAERITDDGETEEVPVRELSEGDLVLVRPGASVPADGTVEEGDSDVNESMITGESKPVSKEPGDEVIGGTINGDGSLRVRVGATGEETTLAGIMRLVEEAQQSKSKTQVLADRAAGWLFYVALGAAVVTAIAWTVAVSFDATVIERVVTVLVIACPHALGLAIPLVVAINTSLAARNGMLVRDRIAMEDARNLDAIIFDKTGTLTEGEHGVVDMATVNGVDEDDALGLAAAVESDSEHMIARAIREAADERDLTTPDATAFEAIKGRGVRANVDGNEVYVGGPNLLTQLDSEIPAHLQRFADEAGQNAQTVVYLVRDSELIAAFAMADVIREESFRVVDALHDLGIEVAMLTGDSQDVANAVADELGIDTVFAEVLPEDKDEKVQELQDQGKLVGMVGDGVNDAPALTRADVGIAIGSGTDVAVQSADVILVQNNPMDVVRLVKLSKASYRKMQENIVWAAGYNVFALPLAAGVLAPIGILLSPAVGALLMSLSTVIVAINAQLLRRVDLSIPELPSGTPATDAQPAD is encoded by the coding sequence ATGGACGACCACAAAGATACAAATGAGAATCCCCCTGGAGGGGAACACCAGCAGGACGACAGCAGTCACCAGCACGAACACGGCGAGCAGGATGAATCGGACGCCGAGTCGGACGAGCAGCGGGTAGAACAGGAGCTACTGGAAGAAGAGGCACACCCTGCTGCGGAGAGTGAGACGGTGCTCGACGAGCAGCACGAGCACGCTGGACACGAGGGCGAAGGACACGACCACGGTTCCCATGAGGGCCACGGTGAGGGGCATGGCGGGATGCACGAGGGCCACGAGCAGATGTTCCGCCGGCGCTTCTTCGTCTCGACGCTCCTGTCGATCCCAGTCCTGCTATACAGCGAAATGCTGCAGGAGTGGCTCGGGTTCTCCGTCCCCGCGTTCCCGGGCAGCGAGTGGATCAACCCCGTCTTCGCGGTCATCGTCTTCGCGTACGGTGGGATGCCGTTCCTCCAGATGGCGGTGCCGGAGCTGAAAGACCGGTCGCCGGGGATGATGACGTTGATCTCGATGGCGATCACCGTCGCGTTCGTCTACAGTCTCGCGAGCGTGGTCTTCCCGACGCAGTCTGCGTTTTTCTGGGAACTCGTCACGCTGATCGACATCATGCTGCTGGGCCACTGGGTCGAGATGCGGTCGGTCCGGCGGGCCTCCAGCGCGGTCGACGAACTGGCGAAACTGATGCCAGACACCGCCGAGCGTATTACCGACGACGGAGAAACCGAGGAGGTTCCCGTCAGGGAGCTCTCGGAAGGCGATCTCGTGCTCGTCCGGCCGGGCGCAAGTGTCCCTGCTGACGGCACCGTCGAGGAAGGTGATTCGGACGTCAACGAGTCGATGATCACTGGCGAGTCCAAGCCCGTCTCGAAGGAGCCTGGCGACGAGGTCATCGGCGGCACCATCAACGGCGATGGTAGTCTCCGCGTCCGTGTTGGCGCGACGGGCGAGGAGACGACGCTGGCGGGCATCATGCGTCTCGTCGAGGAAGCCCAGCAGAGCAAGTCCAAGACGCAGGTACTGGCCGACCGGGCGGCAGGCTGGCTGTTCTACGTCGCGCTCGGGGCGGCAGTCGTGACGGCGATTGCGTGGACCGTCGCGGTCTCGTTCGACGCGACCGTCATCGAGCGAGTCGTGACGGTGCTCGTCATCGCCTGCCCACACGCCCTCGGACTCGCCATCCCGTTGGTCGTCGCGATCAACACGTCGCTCGCCGCTCGCAACGGGATGCTCGTTCGCGACCGCATCGCGATGGAAGACGCACGGAATCTGGACGCGATCATCTTCGACAAGACAGGGACGCTTACCGAGGGCGAACACGGCGTCGTGGATATGGCGACCGTCAACGGCGTCGACGAGGACGACGCGCTCGGGCTGGCGGCAGCCGTCGAGAGTGACTCCGAACACATGATCGCGCGAGCGATTCGCGAGGCCGCCGACGAGCGAGACCTAACTACTCCCGACGCGACCGCCTTCGAGGCGATCAAAGGGCGAGGGGTTCGCGCAAACGTCGATGGAAACGAGGTGTACGTCGGTGGGCCGAACCTGTTGACCCAGCTCGATAGCGAGATCCCCGCCCATCTCCAGCGCTTCGCTGACGAGGCGGGACAGAACGCTCAAACGGTGGTGTATCTCGTTCGTGACAGTGAGTTGATCGCCGCGTTCGCGATGGCCGACGTAATCCGTGAAGAGAGTTTCCGCGTCGTCGACGCCCTCCACGATCTGGGAATCGAAGTGGCGATGCTGACTGGCGACTCCCAGGACGTCGCCAACGCTGTCGCTGACGAACTGGGCATCGACACGGTGTTCGCCGAGGTCCTCCCCGAAGACAAAGACGAGAAAGTCCAGGAACTCCAAGACCAGGGGAAGCTCGTGGGGATGGTTGGTGACGGTGTAAACGATGCGCCGGCGCTGACGCGAGCCGACGTCGGGATCGCCATCGGGAGCGGCACCGACGTCGCCGTCCAGTCGGCGGATGTCATTCTCGTGCAGAACAACCCGATGGATGTAGTGCGACTCGTGAAACTCAGTAAGGCGAGCTACCGGAAGATGCAGGAGAACATCGTGTGGGCCGCCGGATACAACGTCTTCGCACTTCCGCTTGCAGCAGGCGTCTTGGCACCGATCGGGATTCTGCTCTCCCCCGCTGTGGGTGCGCTCCTGATGTCGTTGAGCACGGTCATCGTCGCCATCAACGCACAGCTGCTCCGCCGCGTGGACCTGTCCATCCCCGAGCTTCCAAGCGGGACACCAGCGACTGACGCACAACCTGCAGACTGA
- a CDS encoding PadR family transcriptional regulator, with protein sequence MHDLTGFQRDILYVIAGLEEPHGLAVKAELDDYYEQEINHGRLYPNLDDLVGKGLLKKGELDKRTNVYTVTQRGVREIEARREWESQYLEDVNAPTPS encoded by the coding sequence ATGCACGATCTAACTGGGTTCCAGCGGGACATCTTGTACGTGATCGCCGGGCTCGAGGAACCACACGGGCTCGCAGTAAAGGCCGAACTTGACGACTACTACGAACAAGAGATCAATCATGGGCGGCTCTATCCAAACCTCGACGACCTCGTCGGCAAAGGCCTCCTGAAGAAAGGTGAACTCGACAAACGGACGAATGTGTACACGGTCACACAACGCGGAGTGCGGGAGATCGAGGCGCGACGTGAGTGGGAAAGCCAGTATTTAGAGGACGTGAACGCACCCACACCGTCGTAG
- a CDS encoding DUF1931 domain-containing protein, producing MSDLIVKAAVKDALSDQNVSADFYDALNEEVAELLDDAAERAEANDRKTVQPRDL from the coding sequence ATGTCTGACCTAATCGTCAAAGCGGCCGTGAAGGACGCACTCTCGGATCAGAACGTCTCGGCAGATTTCTACGACGCCCTCAATGAAGAGGTCGCCGAACTGCTCGACGACGCCGCAGAGCGTGCCGAGGCCAACGACCGGAAGACGGTTCAGCCCCGCGACCTGTAG